A region from the Mercenaria mercenaria strain notata chromosome 7, MADL_Memer_1, whole genome shotgun sequence genome encodes:
- the LOC123554727 gene encoding uncharacterized protein LOC123554727 isoform X2: MDKKLKYAVIIVLVSLVVCLTAVLALVWTMPDLQDNAQMCLPSEDGVLKCDTTGDLLHVYLERTISTKYEEIKTKDIKRRQEYLDNNRDRLLNIYGKVFWEMKPAAKLTGKEQPDARKRADEGAEMIPIREWKLVKELSNASGFERYGIRYRNGRLVVPVDGTYFVYSFVNLFEQCDPSTGKPDVKDTSKPIKHGIYKFNILEEVDTEIISSVQPHQISSNKRFNSYDSYVSSFASLKAGDEISVKLQFQ; encoded by the exons atgGATAAAAAGCTAAAATACGCTGTAATAATTGTTTTAGTGAGTCTAGTTGTATGTCTTACTGCAGTGTTAGCTCTGGTTTGGACAATGCCAGATTTGCAAGACAACGCTCAAATGTGTCTGCCGAGTGAAGATGGAGTTCTTAAATGTGACACAACAGGTGATTTGTTACATGTGTACTTAGAAAGG ACCATTTCCACAAAATACgaagaaatcaaaacaaaagatATAAAACGACGACAGGAGTATCTGGATAATAACAGAGATCGTCTACTGAATATCTACGGCAAAGTCTTCTGGGAAATGAAGCCAGCCGCTAAACTCACTGGAAAAGAACAACCTGACGCaagaaaaa GGGCAGATGAAGGGGCAGAGATGATACCAATTAGGGAATGGAAGCTGGTAAAAGAGCTGAGTAACGCCAGTGGGTTCGAAAGATACGGCATTCGTTACCGCAATGGTCGCCTTGTTGTTCCTGTTGATGGAACGTACTTTGTATAttcatttgttaatttatttgagCAATGTGATCCTTCTACTGGCAAACCTGATGTCAAAGACACAAGCAAACCAATAAAACACGGCATttacaaatttaatattttagaaGAGGTAGATACTGAAATAATTTCAAGCGTCCAGCCCCATCAAATTTCAAGCAACAAACGTTTTAACTCTTATGATAGCTATGTTTCATCTTTTGCTTCTCTTAAAGCTGGGGACGAGATATCGGTCAAG CTACAATTCCAGTAG
- the LOC123554728 gene encoding uncharacterized protein LOC123554728 isoform X2, which translates to MESSISVWNKCYGKQEHLKETSSDDNHQEVLYRVILTVFGSVAVLLLSLILLVGVFVSLEAGYSTTGYYNKFVQQFSIPCDDLSLSPDEDFNLFNINRHKFTYSVHNDVYICTFRNVTEVIFIFVQRIGRLRLSQGLESQPYLQCGNSTLKPASGHLTATFSKVSRHHTYKEKSSDTSRQWKVSLRMCVSSGEHERTLLYRSKVFSTSETDIVSSLNVGSHVFLAKEEDVYVKISNAEGLIHDSDGNSFGIFPMY; encoded by the exons ATGGAAAGTTCAATATCTGTATGGAATAAATGCTATGGGAAACAAGAGCATTTGAAAGAAACAAGTAGTGACGATAACCACCAAGAAGTACTTTATAGAGTAATTTTGACTGTGTTTGGAAGTGTAGCGGTACTGCTTCTCTCTTTGATACTCTTAGTTGGAGTTTTTGTATCATTGGAAGCGGGATATAGCACTACGGGATATTATAACAAATTTGTTCAACAGTTTTCAATTCCTTGTGATGATCTTTCGTTAAGCCCAGATGAGGATTTCAACTTATTCAACATAAACAGGCACAAATTTACATACTCAGTTCACAACGACGTATATATTTGTACATTCCGAAACGTCACTGAAGTTATCTTTATA TTTGTTCAACGTATTGGACGTCTTAGACTTTCACAGG GACTAGAAAGTCAACCATATCTTCAGTGTGGGAACAGCACTCTAAAACCAGCATCTGGACATTTGACTGCAACATTCTCTAAGGTCTCAAGACACCATACGTATAAAG AGAAGAGTAGTGATACAAGCAGGCAATGGAAAGTCTCTCTTCGAATGTGTGTGAGCAGTGGAGAACACGAGCGCACGCTCCTTTACAGATCAAAAGTTTTCAGCACAAGCGAAACAGATATTGTTTCATCGTTAAACGTTGGGAGTCACGTATTTCTTGCGAAAGAAGAAGACGTTTAcgtaaaaatatcaaatgcaGAAGGACTTATTCATGACTCGGATGGAAACTCCTTTGGAATATTCCCAATGTATTAA
- the LOC123554727 gene encoding tumor necrosis factor ligand superfamily member 6-like isoform X1, translating to MDKKLKYAVIIVLVSLVVCLTAVLALVWTMPDLQDNAQMCLPSEDGVLKCDTTGDLLHVYLERTISTKYEEIKTKDIKRRQEYLDNNRDRLLNIYGKVFWEMKPAAKLTGKEQPDARKRADEGAEMIPIREWKLVKELSNASGFERYGIRYRNGRLVVPVDGTYFVYSFVNLFEQCDPSTGKPDVKDTSKPIKHGIYKFNILEEVDTEIISSVQPHQISSNKRFNSYDSYVSSFASLKAGDEISVKVSNITYLKYPRDNYFGLNLI from the exons atgGATAAAAAGCTAAAATACGCTGTAATAATTGTTTTAGTGAGTCTAGTTGTATGTCTTACTGCAGTGTTAGCTCTGGTTTGGACAATGCCAGATTTGCAAGACAACGCTCAAATGTGTCTGCCGAGTGAAGATGGAGTTCTTAAATGTGACACAACAGGTGATTTGTTACATGTGTACTTAGAAAGG ACCATTTCCACAAAATACgaagaaatcaaaacaaaagatATAAAACGACGACAGGAGTATCTGGATAATAACAGAGATCGTCTACTGAATATCTACGGCAAAGTCTTCTGGGAAATGAAGCCAGCCGCTAAACTCACTGGAAAAGAACAACCTGACGCaagaaaaa GGGCAGATGAAGGGGCAGAGATGATACCAATTAGGGAATGGAAGCTGGTAAAAGAGCTGAGTAACGCCAGTGGGTTCGAAAGATACGGCATTCGTTACCGCAATGGTCGCCTTGTTGTTCCTGTTGATGGAACGTACTTTGTATAttcatttgttaatttatttgagCAATGTGATCCTTCTACTGGCAAACCTGATGTCAAAGACACAAGCAAACCAATAAAACACGGCATttacaaatttaatattttagaaGAGGTAGATACTGAAATAATTTCAAGCGTCCAGCCCCATCAAATTTCAAGCAACAAACGTTTTAACTCTTATGATAGCTATGTTTCATCTTTTGCTTCTCTTAAAGCTGGGGACGAGATATCGGTCAAGGTCAGTAATATAACATATCTTAAATACCCAAGAGATAACTACTTTGGGTTAAATCTGATATGA
- the LOC123554728 gene encoding uncharacterized protein LOC123554728 isoform X1 yields the protein MESSISVWNKCYGKQEHLKETSSDDNHQEVLYRVILTVFGSVAVLLLSLILLVGVFVSLEAGYSTTGYYNKFVQQFSIPCDDLSLSPDEDFNLFNINRHKFTYSVHNDVYICTFRNVTEVIFIFVQRIGRLRLSQGLESQPYLQCGNSTLKPASGHLTATFSKVSRHHTYKEQEFDQTISWDKHSSSAFISESLEYLKGKLRVPEGRVYFVYAAVQFNISTVIAEKSSDTSRQWKVSLRMCVSSGEHERTLLYRSKVFSTSETDIVSSLNVGSHVFLAKEEDVYVKISNAEGLIHDSDGNSFGIFPMY from the exons ATGGAAAGTTCAATATCTGTATGGAATAAATGCTATGGGAAACAAGAGCATTTGAAAGAAACAAGTAGTGACGATAACCACCAAGAAGTACTTTATAGAGTAATTTTGACTGTGTTTGGAAGTGTAGCGGTACTGCTTCTCTCTTTGATACTCTTAGTTGGAGTTTTTGTATCATTGGAAGCGGGATATAGCACTACGGGATATTATAACAAATTTGTTCAACAGTTTTCAATTCCTTGTGATGATCTTTCGTTAAGCCCAGATGAGGATTTCAACTTATTCAACATAAACAGGCACAAATTTACATACTCAGTTCACAACGACGTATATATTTGTACATTCCGAAACGTCACTGAAGTTATCTTTATA TTTGTTCAACGTATTGGACGTCTTAGACTTTCACAGG GACTAGAAAGTCAACCATATCTTCAGTGTGGGAACAGCACTCTAAAACCAGCATCTGGACATTTGACTGCAACATTCTCTAAGGTCTCAAGACACCATACGTATAAAG aACAAGAGTTTGATCAAACAATATCTTGGGACAAACACTCTTCAAGTGCGTTTATTTCGGAAAGTCTAGAATACCTAAAAGGAAAACTACGAGTGCCAGAAGGTCGAGTTTATTTTGTTTATGCAGCTGTACAATTTAATATTAGCACTGTCATTGCAGAGAAGAGTAGTGATACAAGCAGGCAATGGAAAGTCTCTCTTCGAATGTGTGTGAGCAGTGGAGAACACGAGCGCACGCTCCTTTACAGATCAAAAGTTTTCAGCACAAGCGAAACAGATATTGTTTCATCGTTAAACGTTGGGAGTCACGTATTTCTTGCGAAAGAAGAAGACGTTTAcgtaaaaatatcaaatgcaGAAGGACTTATTCATGACTCGGATGGAAACTCCTTTGGAATATTCCCAATGTATTAA